ATAGTCGCCGCGAAACTCGGAGCCGTCAGCCAGGTAGGCGCCGTATGGCCCCAGACTGGCGATCACCATTGGCTTTTGTCGATTCGTGCGCTCATCTTCTGTGAGTCCAGACCAAAATGCATCGCGTGCCTCTACGGCGATTTCAGAGGATTTCCGAATCAGTGCATAAGCGGTTTCGGCATCAAAACCGTGCGCCATGAAGCCTTGAATCGAGGATTGGTAGCTGGACGTGGTGATGCAATCTGCACCGGCTTCCAAGTAGGACAAGTGAATGTCTTTGACGATGTCTGGGTTGTCGATGAGGACTTTCGATGACCACAAAGCGTCATTTAAATCACAGCCTTTGCGCTCAAGTTCTGTACCCAATGCGCCATCGATGACGATGACGCGTTGATGTGTAAGGAGGTTTTGGATCGGGTTCATGTTGCTTGTTTCTCATTTCTATTGTGGTAAAGGGCGTAATAAGCCGCATAAGTGATGGCGATGAACGGTAAGCCGCAATACAGGGCAATTCGCTGCGCGGGGTCAAAGCCGATGCCAATCAAGGACAGGCCGCATAGAATAAAAGCAGCGATCGGCACGATGGGGTACAAAGGGGTTTGAAAATGCAAATCGGCGACATCATGGCCGTCGGCGATGTATTGTTTGCGAAAAAAATACTGTGATGCAGCGATGCCCATCCACACAGCCACGACGGCAAAACCAGAAATGGACACCAAAATCACATACACTTGATCGGCGGCCAGAACGCTGGAAAGCAATGCCAAAATGCCGCCCAACATGCTCACCAATAAGGCGTTGAACGGCACGCCGTGGGCATTGATTTTTGCAAAAATAGGATGAGCCATGCGTTCATTTGCCAGCGACCACAACATGCGCGAAGAGGCATACAGCCCCGAATTGGCGGCGGATAAAATTGCGGTTAAGATGACAAAGTTCATCAGGTCTGCGGCATAAGGCACCCCCACTTTTTCAAACACCGTGACAAAAGGACTTTCATTCACACCCGCTTCACTTGCGGGCAGTAAGCACGCCAAGACAAAGACCGTGCCGATAAAGAAAAACCCCAAACGCAGGACGGTGTTTTTGATGGCGCGAGGAATGGTGGTGTGTGGGTCAATGCTTTCACCCGCAGCCACACCAATCAACTCTGTGCCGGAGAAGGAAAAATTCACGGCCAACATCACCAGCAGCAAAGGTAAAATCCCGTTGGGCAGCAAACCGCCCGCGGTCAAATTGCTTAAATAGGGCGCTGGGGTGTGGTCTTTCATGGGCAAAAAGCCAAAAATAGCTGCACCACCAATGGCAATGAACAGCAGAATGGCGATGACTTTGATGCTGGAAAACCAAAATTCGGATTCGGCAAAAAAGCGGACGGACAGTGCATTTAATCCGAACACCAAAGCAATGAAGGCCACGCTAAATATCCAAACAGGAATGTCGGGGAACCAATGTTGAGCCACCAACCCCGCACCCGTGAATTCAGAACCTAAGGCCACTGTCCAAGTGAGCCAATACAGCCAAGCCATGGTGAACCCTGTGCCTGGACCGATGTAGCGTGTGGCGTAAGTATGAAATGAGCCTGTGACGGGCATGTGCACAGCCAGCTCACCCAAGCACAGCATGATTAAATACACCACAATGGCGCCCACGCAAAAAGACAATAAGGTGCCAAAGCCACCCGCTTGGCTGATCGTGAACCCTGTGCTGAGGAACAGGCCTGTGCCAATGACACCGCCCAACGACAGCATGAACAAATGCCGTGACGTCATTTTACGTTGCAGTTGATGGTTTTCTTTGTGAGTCATCTGAACCTTTTATTGTGTGATGTGAAGAGGAGAATTATAGTCGTTTTAACGGTTAATATGACATTGGAAATGTGTGATGCGTTTGTTTTGGGGGTAAAAAAGCCGCTCAATGCATGAGCGGCTTTTCATTTCAACGACTTGCAGCATTATTTTGCGCTGTTGTAAGTGATGCGACGGTTTTGGAAACGACCCGCATCTGTTTTATTGTCGCCCACAGGCTGGGTGTCGCCAAAGCCTTTGGTTTGCATGGCAGCAGCAGGGATGCCTGAGCCTGCAAACAAGGTTTTAACTGCATTGGCGCGCGCCTCAGACAATTTTTGGTTTGCTGCAGGGTTGCCTTGGTTGTCGGTGTGACCCGCCACTTCAATTTTGACGCCTGTGCTGGTGCATGCTTTAAGCGCAGGCACGGCTTTTTTCAGTTCGCCAATGTCAGCCGATGGGATGGCTGCGGATGCGCTGGCAAAATTGATGACGTACAAACCGAGTGCTTTTGACAAGGCATCTGCATCGCATTTCCCGCCTTCAAGGGCTTTCAAAGCCGCTTCGTATTTGCCTTTGGCATCTGTGGCCGCAGCCACTGGGTCAAATTTTTCAGCAGGCGCAGGTGCGGCTGGTGCTGGAGCGGGTGCCGCAGCCACTGGGGCTGGAGGTGGTGGCGGTGGTTTTGGCATGTCATCGCTTTTACCGCATGATTTAATCAAAAATGCGCCCAAGCCGATGGCCAACAAAGGCAAAAGCCATTTCCAAAAACCGCCTGATTTGTTGTTTGGCGTTGGGCTGCCAGAGGTCACAACTTGTTTGGCCACTTCTGCTGTACCGCTGGTCAATTTGTTGCCAATGCCGTCAAAGAATGAAGCCAAAGAGCCCCAACCAAGCCATTCCGCGATTTTAGCTGGCAACGATTTTTCGAGAATGGGCGCTTGGCTTGCCAAAAGTGATGAGAAACCTTGTTGAGACAGTTTGCCGCCAATGATTTGGTTTTTTAACAAACCAAAAATCGCTGGTGCAGCCAATGCCAATAAACCGCCCACACCTTTGGATTGACCTGGCAATTCAGCGATGTTTGCGACTTGTTCGCCCAAGCCCGACGCTTTCTCACCAAACAACATGCCCAAGAGTTTGCCGCCTTGTTCGCCCAAAGACGATACGCCAGCGGGTGTGCTCAACATGTTGGCAAAGTTGCTGCCAACGTTGGCATCAACGCCGTGGTCGTTGATGGCTTTAAACAAGCTGCTCGCGCCGCTCGGGGTGGATGCTTTGCTCAGCACGCCTGACAGCAGTGTGGGCAAAATAGCAGCAATGGCTTTGCCTGCCAATGAATCGTTCATACCGAACAATGATTCCGCTTTGGAGATCAGCACGGGTGCCAATGTTGATTTGGCGATGTCGAGTAAGTTGATAGACATGGTAATGCCCTTTTCAAAAATTAGGAAGGTGTTTGCTCTGGCCTCTGTGCGGATGTGGCACCCGACTGTGATGGGGTGCATCTGCGTTTGCTTGCATTCAATAACAATTGATGTTTGTATATCCATTAATTGAGGTTGTTTGCATTGCGCTGAATTTGCATTTGGTTTGATTAAACGAGTTAATCATATCGTATTTTTTTACACAATGTGCATGCGCGTTCGTTTTATTTTGTATTACTTTGTAATGCTTGGGGTGGGTGATGGGTTTGTGGGTCGAAAAAAATGAGCCCATGGTTTGGCTCATTTTTTATCTGTTATTCAGCGAAGGCCAAACAACAGAAGGGGTTTATATGTTTGGGTTAAACATTGAATAAGAAATTCAGCACATCCCCATCTTTAACCACATACTCTTTACCCTCAGCTCGCATTTTACCTGCCTCTTTGGCACCTGCTTCACCTTTGAAGGCGATGAAATCTTCAAAAGCAATGGTTTGTGCACGGATGAAGCCGCGCTCAAAATCGGTGTGGATCACACCAGCCGCTTGTGGGGCTGTGTCGCCCACATGAATCGTCCATGCGCGCACTTCTTTCACACCAGCAGTGAAGTAGGTTTGCAAGCCGAGCAAGCTGTAACCAGAGCGAATCACACGGTTTAAGCCCGGTTCATCCATGCCCATGTCTGCCAGAAACATTTGTTTTTCGTCGTCGTCGAGGCCACCAATTTCAGCTTCAATCGCAGCGCACACCGCGACCACGGGTGATTTTTCGGCGTCGGCATAAGCACGCACGGCATCGAGGTGTAGGTTGTTTTCAAAACCAGACTCCAGTACGTTGGCCACGTACATGGTGGGCTTGGCGGTGATGAAGCAATACGGTTTGATGAGGGCAAGCTCTTCTTTGTCGAGGTTGGCGTTGCGAATGGCTTTCGCTTCGTTCAAAATCGGCAGGATTTTTTCCAGTACGGCCACCAATTTGGCGGCATCTTTGTCGCCTGAGCGACCCAGTTTTTGTTGGCGGTGCAAGGCTTTTTCGGCGGTGCCCAAATCAGCGAGTGCCAATTCGGTGTTGATGACTTCGATGTCGGAAATGGGGTCAATTTTGCCCGCGACGTGGATCACGTTGTCATCATCAAAGCAGCGCACAACGTGTGCAATCGCGTCGGTCTCACGGATGTTGGCGAGGAATTGGTTGCCCAAACCTTCGCCCTTGGAGGCGCCTGCAACCAAACCCGCAATGTCGACGAACTCGACGGTGGCGGGTTGCATGCGTTGTGGATTAACGATTGCAGCCAGTGCGTCCATGCGTGGGTCTGGGACTTCAACCATGCCAACATTTGGCTCGATGGTGCAAAACGGATAGTTTTCCGCTGCGATGCCTGCTTTGGTCAAAGCATTGAATAGGGTTGATTTACCGACGTTGGGCAGGCCAACGATGCCGCATTTTAAAGTCATGGTGAGTCCAAAAATAACAATCAAAAAATAAATACAACGTGCTTGTGCACGAAAGGCATCATTATATCGCCAATTGCTCGGTCAGCCCTTGCTTTTCAAAGGTGAGGGTTGAAATGCAAAAAAACCGTTCAAAGGCATGATGCCGATGAACGGTTGATGTGGGAGATACAAGGGGTTGTTACATCATGCCGCCAGGGCCACCCATGCCCATGCCACGCCCACCATGATCGCCATGCTCGCCTTTGCCGCCTTTACCATCACCTTGGCCTTCTTGATGTTTTGCTTTTTCAGCATCCAATTTGGCCACCTGTTCAGGGGTTAAAACCGCGTTGACTTGACGCTCAATGGCTGCGCGCTCGGTGATGGCTTGCTCGCGTTGTTCAAA
The window above is part of the Ephemeroptericola cinctiostellae genome. Proteins encoded here:
- a CDS encoding amino acid permease, which encodes MTHKENHQLQRKMTSRHLFMLSLGGVIGTGLFLSTGFTISQAGGFGTLLSFCVGAIVVYLIMLCLGELAVHMPVTGSFHTYATRYIGPGTGFTMAWLYWLTWTVALGSEFTGAGLVAQHWFPDIPVWIFSVAFIALVFGLNALSVRFFAESEFWFSSIKVIAILLFIAIGGAAIFGFLPMKDHTPAPYLSNLTAGGLLPNGILPLLLVMLAVNFSFSGTELIGVAAGESIDPHTTIPRAIKNTVLRLGFFFIGTVFVLACLLPASEAGVNESPFVTVFEKVGVPYAADLMNFVILTAILSAANSGLYASSRMLWSLANERMAHPIFAKINAHGVPFNALLVSMLGGILALLSSVLAADQVYVILVSISGFAVVAVWMGIAASQYFFRKQYIADGHDVADLHFQTPLYPIVPIAAFILCGLSLIGIGFDPAQRIALYCGLPFIAITYAAYYALYHNRNEKQAT
- the ychF gene encoding redox-regulated ATPase YchF, which encodes MTLKCGIVGLPNVGKSTLFNALTKAGIAAENYPFCTIEPNVGMVEVPDPRMDALAAIVNPQRMQPATVEFVDIAGLVAGASKGEGLGNQFLANIRETDAIAHVVRCFDDDNVIHVAGKIDPISDIEVINTELALADLGTAEKALHRQQKLGRSGDKDAAKLVAVLEKILPILNEAKAIRNANLDKEELALIKPYCFITAKPTMYVANVLESGFENNLHLDAVRAYADAEKSPVVAVCAAIEAEIGGLDDDEKQMFLADMGMDEPGLNRVIRSGYSLLGLQTYFTAGVKEVRAWTIHVGDTAPQAAGVIHTDFERGFIRAQTIAFEDFIAFKGEAGAKEAGKMRAEGKEYVVKDGDVLNFLFNV
- a CDS encoding OmpA family protein, translated to MSINLLDIAKSTLAPVLISKAESLFGMNDSLAGKAIAAILPTLLSGVLSKASTPSGASSLFKAINDHGVDANVGSNFANMLSTPAGVSSLGEQGGKLLGMLFGEKASGLGEQVANIAELPGQSKGVGGLLALAAPAIFGLLKNQIIGGKLSQQGFSSLLASQAPILEKSLPAKIAEWLGWGSLASFFDGIGNKLTSGTAEVAKQVVTSGSPTPNNKSGGFWKWLLPLLAIGLGAFLIKSCGKSDDMPKPPPPPPAPVAAAPAPAPAAPAPAEKFDPVAAATDAKGKYEAALKALEGGKCDADALSKALGLYVINFASASAAIPSADIGELKKAVPALKACTSTGVKIEVAGHTDNQGNPAANQKLSEARANAVKTLFAGSGIPAAAMQTKGFGDTQPVGDNKTDAGRFQNRRITYNSAK